A genomic region of Salinibacter pepae contains the following coding sequences:
- a CDS encoding site-2 protease family protein, protein MEPNQSPGDARIEVNSDPDSASAAAAPQPTADRYWLHLLLFVLTLASTVYVGASWWANRLLHYEAHDQTISLFVLTLNQAWLVDGLRYAIPLVGFLTVHEFGHYFAARYHDVRTSLPYYIPFPFNGIGNFGAVISIRQRIPSTRSLFDIGVAGPLAGFVVALGALIYGFATLPPPEYLLDLPGHEALKAHIRQHGTFPDARPASGNGMPVLVVGYTPLYWALSQVFANVPPMYEMYHYPVLFAGWLGLFFTALNLLPVGQLDGGHVLYALLGDAWHRRFAQAFVFVLLFSGGIGFMDGMRQSLQDVSPWLGRASWVILAAIYYGYLYKIFGGTDQRTWAGLVGLLSGVGAAMALGWTGLGWTGWLVWSLLIIFLVRVKHPPVLRPQRLTPGRRILGYLAIAIFILCFSLQPLSTV, encoded by the coding sequence GTGGAACCGAATCAGTCCCCCGGTGACGCCCGGATTGAGGTGAACAGCGATCCCGACTCGGCCTCGGCGGCGGCCGCGCCCCAACCGACCGCGGACCGCTACTGGTTGCACCTCCTCCTCTTCGTGCTCACGCTGGCATCCACGGTGTACGTGGGGGCCTCGTGGTGGGCGAACCGACTGCTCCACTACGAGGCGCACGACCAGACGATCTCCCTCTTCGTGCTGACCCTCAATCAGGCCTGGCTCGTCGACGGGCTGCGCTACGCGATTCCGCTGGTCGGCTTCCTCACGGTGCACGAGTTTGGGCACTACTTCGCGGCGCGCTACCACGACGTGCGCACGTCACTGCCCTACTACATCCCGTTTCCGTTCAACGGCATCGGCAACTTCGGGGCCGTCATCAGCATTCGGCAGCGCATCCCGAGCACACGCTCGCTCTTCGACATTGGCGTGGCCGGGCCGCTGGCGGGGTTCGTGGTCGCGCTCGGGGCCCTGATCTACGGCTTTGCTACGCTTCCGCCCCCCGAGTACCTGCTCGACCTGCCGGGCCACGAGGCGCTGAAGGCGCACATCCGCCAGCACGGAACGTTCCCGGACGCGCGCCCCGCCTCGGGCAACGGGATGCCGGTCCTGGTCGTGGGGTACACGCCGCTCTACTGGGCCCTGTCCCAGGTTTTCGCGAACGTCCCCCCGATGTACGAGATGTACCACTATCCGGTCCTCTTTGCGGGGTGGCTCGGGCTGTTCTTCACGGCGCTCAACCTGCTTCCGGTGGGCCAGCTCGATGGCGGGCACGTGCTGTACGCGCTGCTGGGGGACGCGTGGCACCGCCGCTTCGCGCAGGCCTTCGTCTTCGTGCTGCTGTTCTCGGGGGGCATCGGGTTCATGGATGGAATGCGGCAGTCGCTTCAGGACGTGAGTCCGTGGTTGGGGCGGGCGTCGTGGGTCATCCTCGCGGCGATCTACTACGGCTACCTGTACAAAATCTTCGGGGGAACCGACCAGCGCACCTGGGCCGGACTGGTGGGCCTTTTGTCGGGGGTGGGCGCCGCGATGGCGCTCGGCTGGACGGGCCTCGGATGGACCGGTTGGCTCGTCTGGAGTCTTCTCATTATCTTCCTCGTCCGGGTGAAGCACCCGCCGGTTCTGCGGCCGCAGCGACTGACGCCCGGCCGGCGGATCCTGGGCTACCTGGCCATCGCCATCTTCATTCTTTGCTTCAGCCTACAGCCCCTGAGTACGGTGTAG
- a CDS encoding FlgD immunoglobulin-like domain containing protein yields MNRLLASLIVLGLAAAPAWGQAPPRLQDLRPTTGLASNTVQALASAGDSLWAGPLLTVYTEDEARLFTPDDPAVTRRLEDGSNVVLSLAAEGGVQGGSAVWAGLAFDAGGNAIGAGGFLVSTDGGASFSTRPVPLDDPADTTVAYGASTLPAIPVTQETSAPPRDIALGRGGTVWVAGSRSGLRRSADQGETWSRVVLPPDTSMRIEPSRPDTFLVAPPQSDGRGFQNYRAFSALVDETGTVWAGTAAGLNRSTPGDVGPSGDRAWRLFRPDGTPNSLTGQLVLGLAEQPRPDGRNPVWIATLRADGGSVLQRSGLTVTPDGGETFRQPLIGEQVNDVAARRARVYAATESGLFVSETQGRTWRTVEEVALAEPEQAFPGELTARAVEVTPAALWVGTTAGLLRLDRADEPRLLPDAPDAPRPEWQLFRTEVPVNPDEPTEQVPDVETYAYPNPFVPSRDDAVRIVYDVPEPQTVEVSIYDFGMNRVRTLEEQEPAGQQEIVWDGTDASGLRLPTGTYLYTVEVGGTTVRGKILLSN; encoded by the coding sequence GTGAACCGCCTTCTCGCGTCGCTTATCGTGCTGGGACTGGCGGCCGCGCCGGCGTGGGGACAGGCCCCGCCGCGCCTGCAGGACCTGCGCCCGACGACGGGCCTGGCGAGCAATACGGTCCAGGCGCTGGCGTCGGCGGGCGACTCGCTGTGGGCGGGGCCCCTGCTCACGGTGTACACGGAGGACGAGGCGCGCCTGTTCACGCCGGACGACCCGGCGGTGACGCGTCGGCTGGAGGACGGAAGCAACGTCGTGCTCTCGCTGGCCGCCGAGGGCGGCGTGCAGGGGGGCTCGGCCGTGTGGGCCGGGCTCGCGTTCGATGCGGGCGGCAATGCGATCGGGGCGGGCGGGTTTTTGGTGTCGACCGACGGTGGGGCGTCGTTCTCGACGCGGCCGGTCCCGCTGGACGACCCGGCGGACACGACGGTCGCCTACGGGGCGTCGACCCTTCCGGCAATTCCCGTCACGCAGGAGACGAGCGCCCCGCCACGAGACATCGCCCTTGGACGCGGGGGCACCGTGTGGGTTGCCGGGTCGCGGAGCGGGCTCCGTCGCTCGGCCGACCAGGGAGAGACGTGGTCCCGCGTCGTGCTCCCCCCAGACACGAGCATGCGGATCGAGCCGTCCCGGCCGGACACCTTTCTCGTCGCTCCGCCCCAAAGCGACGGCCGCGGCTTCCAAAATTACCGGGCGTTCAGCGCGCTGGTGGACGAGACGGGCACGGTGTGGGCCGGCACCGCGGCCGGCCTCAACCGCTCCACGCCGGGCGACGTCGGCCCGTCCGGGGATCGGGCCTGGCGCCTCTTTCGGCCGGACGGCACCCCAAACAGCCTGACGGGCCAGCTCGTGCTCGGGTTGGCCGAGCAGCCGCGCCCCGACGGGCGCAATCCGGTCTGGATCGCGACCCTGCGGGCCGACGGGGGAAGCGTGCTCCAGCGCAGCGGGCTGACGGTGACGCCGGACGGGGGGGAGACCTTTCGGCAGCCCCTCATCGGGGAGCAGGTGAACGACGTGGCGGCCCGCCGGGCACGCGTCTACGCCGCCACCGAGAGCGGGCTCTTCGTGTCGGAAACCCAGGGACGCACGTGGCGCACCGTCGAAGAGGTGGCGCTCGCCGAGCCGGAGCAGGCGTTTCCGGGGGAACTGACGGCCCGCGCCGTGGAGGTTACGCCCGCGGCGCTCTGGGTGGGGACGACGGCGGGCCTGCTGCGCCTGGACCGGGCGGACGAGCCGCGTCTGCTTCCCGATGCCCCCGACGCGCCGCGGCCGGAATGGCAGCTGTTCCGAACCGAGGTGCCCGTCAATCCCGACGAGCCGACCGAGCAGGTCCCCGACGTCGAGACCTATGCCTACCCGAACCCATTCGTCCCGTCGCGCGACGACGCGGTGCGGATCGTCTACGACGTTCCGGAGCCGCAGACGGTGGAGGTGTCCATCTACGACTTTGGGATGAACCGTGTGCGCACGCTCGAAGAGCAAGAGCCTGCGGGCCAGCAGGAAATCGTCTGGGACGGGACCGACGCCTCGGGCCTCCGTCTGCCCACCGGCACGTACCTGTACACGGTGGAGGTGGGGGGCACAACGGTGCGGGGCAAGATCCTGCTGTCAAATTGA
- the accB gene encoding acetyl-CoA carboxylase biotin carboxyl carrier protein, whose protein sequence is MELSKIQELLRLVAESGVSEVEIEEDDFKLTIRQDSPQVLMQPATQPAQMQYGPPQQPQYPPQAPPQQAPPQQAPQPQQQPSHAPASSAPPASGGAQAANEAGPDDTSTAPAPDATENGTAEAEETEAAAEEHVVKAPIVGTFYRAPSPDDPPFVEVGDEVQEGDVLCIIEAMKLMNEIECETAGTVKEILVEDAEPVEFDQPLFVLDEG, encoded by the coding sequence ATGGAGCTCTCGAAGATTCAAGAACTGCTTCGACTTGTCGCCGAGAGCGGGGTGTCGGAGGTTGAGATTGAGGAGGACGACTTCAAGCTCACCATTCGGCAAGACAGCCCGCAGGTCCTGATGCAGCCGGCGACGCAGCCGGCCCAGATGCAGTACGGGCCCCCCCAGCAGCCGCAGTACCCGCCGCAGGCCCCGCCTCAGCAGGCGCCCCCTCAGCAGGCCCCTCAGCCCCAGCAGCAGCCGTCCCACGCGCCCGCCTCGTCGGCCCCCCCGGCCTCGGGCGGGGCGCAGGCGGCCAACGAGGCGGGCCCCGACGACACGTCCACGGCGCCGGCCCCGGATGCGACTGAGAACGGAACGGCCGAGGCGGAGGAGACGGAAGCCGCCGCGGAGGAGCACGTGGTGAAGGCCCCGATCGTGGGGACCTTCTACCGGGCCCCCTCCCCCGACGACCCCCCCTTCGTGGAGGTGGGCGACGAGGTGCAGGAAGGCGATGTGCTCTGCATCATCGAGGCGATGAAGCTGATGAACGAGATCGAATGCGAAACCGCGGGGACCGTCAAGGAGATCCTGGTCGAAGACGCCGAGCCGGTCGAGTTCGACCAGCCGCTGTTCGTGCTCGATGAAGGATAA
- the efp gene encoding elongation factor P — protein MADTSDFRNGMTFIWKDDLWEIVDFLHVKPGKGGAFVRTTLKHVKDGHEVEETFRAGAKVDEVRVERREHQYLYEDDYGLHFMDQESYEQFSMPPEQVEGREFLKEGGDVDIVFRTDTEEPLRTEVPQKVDLEVTETTPGVKGDTAQGGDKPATLESGATIDVPLFINEGDVVRLNTETEEYETRVSAASTV, from the coding sequence ATGGCGGACACGAGTGACTTTCGAAACGGCATGACGTTCATCTGGAAGGACGATCTCTGGGAGATCGTCGACTTCCTCCACGTCAAGCCCGGCAAGGGCGGGGCGTTCGTGCGCACCACCCTCAAACACGTGAAGGACGGCCACGAGGTGGAGGAGACGTTCCGGGCGGGAGCAAAGGTCGACGAGGTGCGGGTCGAGCGCCGCGAGCACCAGTATCTCTACGAGGACGACTACGGCCTTCACTTCATGGACCAGGAGTCCTACGAGCAATTCTCGATGCCGCCGGAGCAGGTAGAGGGGCGCGAGTTTTTGAAGGAGGGGGGCGACGTCGACATTGTCTTCCGCACCGACACCGAGGAGCCGCTCCGCACCGAAGTGCCGCAGAAGGTGGACCTTGAGGTCACGGAGACCACGCCCGGCGTGAAGGGCGACACCGCGCAGGGCGGGGACAAGCCCGCGACGTTGGAGAGCGGGGCGACCATCGACGTGCCGCTCTTCATCAACGAAGGGGACGTCGTCCGCCTCAACACCGAGACCGAAGAGTACGAGACCCGCGTATCGGCCGCCTCCACCGTGTAA
- a CDS encoding PorV/PorQ family protein: MRSWSLTSLIRRLGRHGGLSMLLGVGLMVGMSVPASGQDVGTGAFSRLGFGARGMALGNALVADPSADVSPHYNPALLPSASGQRVSASAALLSFDRELQFLEFTAPLGPTAGIGLSLTHAGVNDIDGRNADGARTETLSTDEFALSLAFGNRFADWLAVGTALTLYQSDLLPEVDPVRGFGVDLGVRVQPTGRLSLAATVKDLLAKYEWDAAPAGGGSHTDRFPVRVQVGGSYSLLDERLQFLAEVESRYTTRDRRDLQTLVTSGGPRAQTRTESFLLHDLRARVGAAYHPVQILRLRVGVDRLGVDDTNGLRPSAGFGVRQSIGDLDLRVSYAATLEPYVRTVMNTGTVELFL, translated from the coding sequence ATGCGCAGCTGGAGTCTCACATCACTGATTCGCCGTCTGGGACGGCACGGGGGCCTGAGCATGCTGCTCGGGGTCGGGCTCATGGTCGGGATGTCGGTCCCGGCAAGCGGTCAGGACGTGGGGACGGGCGCGTTTTCGCGACTGGGGTTTGGGGCCCGGGGCATGGCGCTGGGCAACGCGCTGGTGGCCGACCCGTCCGCGGACGTGAGCCCCCACTACAACCCCGCCCTGCTTCCGTCGGCCTCCGGCCAGCGGGTCTCGGCGTCCGCCGCGCTGTTGTCGTTCGACCGGGAGCTGCAGTTCCTCGAATTTACGGCGCCCCTCGGGCCGACCGCCGGGATTGGACTGAGCCTCACCCACGCCGGCGTCAACGACATCGACGGCCGCAACGCGGATGGCGCCCGCACCGAAACGCTGTCGACCGACGAGTTTGCGCTCTCGCTTGCGTTTGGCAACCGCTTCGCGGACTGGCTGGCGGTGGGGACAGCCCTCACGCTCTACCAGTCCGACCTGCTGCCCGAGGTGGACCCCGTCCGGGGCTTTGGCGTCGACCTGGGCGTGCGGGTGCAGCCCACTGGGCGACTGTCCCTGGCCGCCACTGTTAAGGATCTGCTGGCCAAATACGAGTGGGACGCCGCCCCGGCAGGCGGGGGCAGCCACACGGACCGATTTCCGGTGCGGGTACAGGTGGGGGGGAGCTATTCACTTCTCGACGAGCGCCTCCAATTCTTGGCGGAGGTAGAGTCCCGATACACCACGCGGGACCGGCGCGACCTACAGACGCTCGTAACGTCGGGCGGCCCGCGGGCCCAGACGCGCACCGAGTCGTTCCTCCTGCACGACCTGCGGGCGCGGGTGGGGGCCGCCTACCATCCCGTTCAGATTCTTCGGCTCCGGGTGGGGGTCGACCGCCTTGGGGTAGACGACACGAACGGCCTTCGTCCCAGTGCCGGGTTTGGCGTGCGGCAGTCCATCGGGGACCTCGACCTCCGCGTCAGCTACGCGGCCACGCTTGAGCCCTACGTCCGAACCGTCATGAACACCGGAACCGTGGAGCTTTTTCTGTAG
- the accC gene encoding acetyl-CoA carboxylase biotin carboxylase subunit translates to MSDLQKILIANRGEIALRVIRTCHEMGINTVAVYSTIDRDALHVRFADEAVCIGPAASGESYLRPDRLIAAAEVTGADAIHPGYGFLAENAEFSQICADNDIEFIGPSAETISLMGEKSKAKEEMHKAGVPIVEGSDGTVDDLDTASEIASDIGFPVMVKAVAGGGGTGMRLVREADGFERAFNGARSEADAAFGNPEVYIEKFVEKPRHVEIQVLGDGQGNVMHFGERECSIQRRHQKLLEECPSPVVDEALREEMGAAAIRGAEAVNYEGAGTVEFLVGADRNFYFMEMNTRIQVEHPVTEEVTDCDLVEYQIRVSMGETVDSEERPPMEGHAIECRINAENPFQNFSPAPGDITAFHQPGGHGIRIDTAAYSGYRIPPTYDSMIAKLIAYGKTREQAIRKMRRALAEFVVEGVDTTIPFHRQLMDDDRFQQGNFDTRFLDDFEMHAAPAEVA, encoded by the coding sequence ATGAGTGACCTCCAAAAAATTCTGATTGCCAACCGCGGCGAGATTGCGCTGCGCGTGATCCGCACCTGCCACGAGATGGGCATCAACACCGTGGCGGTATACTCGACGATCGACCGCGACGCCCTGCACGTCCGATTTGCCGACGAGGCCGTGTGCATCGGGCCGGCGGCGTCCGGGGAGAGCTACCTGCGGCCCGACCGCCTCATCGCCGCCGCGGAGGTCACGGGGGCCGACGCCATCCACCCCGGCTACGGGTTCCTCGCCGAGAACGCCGAGTTCAGCCAGATCTGCGCCGACAACGACATCGAGTTCATCGGCCCCTCCGCCGAGACGATCTCCCTCATGGGCGAGAAGTCGAAGGCGAAAGAGGAGATGCACAAGGCGGGTGTGCCCATCGTAGAGGGGTCCGACGGCACGGTCGACGACCTCGACACCGCCTCCGAGATCGCCTCCGACATCGGGTTTCCGGTCATGGTCAAGGCCGTTGCGGGCGGGGGGGGCACCGGCATGCGGCTGGTGCGGGAGGCCGATGGGTTTGAGCGGGCCTTCAATGGGGCCCGCTCCGAGGCCGACGCGGCCTTCGGGAACCCTGAGGTGTACATCGAAAAATTTGTCGAGAAGCCGCGCCACGTCGAGATTCAGGTTCTGGGCGACGGGCAGGGCAACGTGATGCACTTTGGGGAGCGGGAGTGCTCCATTCAGCGCCGGCACCAGAAGCTGCTTGAGGAGTGCCCCTCGCCGGTCGTTGACGAGGCGCTCCGCGAAGAGATGGGCGCGGCTGCCATTCGGGGGGCAGAGGCCGTGAATTACGAGGGCGCCGGCACGGTCGAATTTCTGGTGGGGGCCGACCGCAACTTCTACTTCATGGAGATGAACACGCGCATCCAGGTGGAGCACCCGGTCACCGAAGAGGTGACGGACTGCGACCTGGTGGAGTACCAGATTCGGGTGTCGATGGGCGAGACCGTGGACAGCGAGGAGCGCCCCCCCATGGAGGGTCACGCCATCGAGTGCCGCATCAACGCCGAGAATCCCTTTCAGAACTTCAGCCCCGCCCCGGGCGACATCACGGCGTTTCACCAGCCCGGCGGGCACGGCATCCGGATCGATACGGCGGCCTACTCGGGCTACCGCATCCCGCCCACCTACGACTCGATGATCGCCAAGCTCATTGCCTACGGCAAAACCCGCGAGCAGGCGATCCGCAAGATGCGCCGGGCGCTTGCCGAGTTCGTCGTGGAGGGGGTCGACACCACGATCCCGTTCCATCGGCAGCTGATGGACGACGATCGGTTCCAGCAGGGCAACTTCGACACCCGCTTCCTCGACGACTTCGAAATGCACGCCGCCCCGGCGGAGGTCGCGTAG
- a CDS encoding pyridoxal phosphate-dependent aminotransferase: MSTSTHSVRFNDRVAAMQPSATLAMKARAEERRRQGHPVVALSAGEPDFETPKPISDAGVEAIRSGFTNYTENPGTLELREAICSKLDRDNDLSYTPEQVVCSNGAKQSLALAIHALCDEGDEVLIPAPYWVSYPEMARFSGAEPVPVPTDVDNGYRLTPAALEGAITERTRLLILCTPSNPTGTVYSPDELAALADVLRDHDGVYVVSDEIYEYVLYDAEHRAFASLPNMKDRTVTVNGFSKGFAMTGWRLGYMAAPGPIAEAAGKIQGQFTSAPSSITQKAGVAALEMDKEPVEEMVSAFRRRRDVVLERLRAIDGVQCPTPEGAFYAYPDVSAFFGATAPDGSTIEDGGDLCFYLLEEQDVALVPGPAFGEPDGLRLSYASSMEDLETGLDRIEAGLAALR, translated from the coding sequence ATGTCGACCTCCACCCACTCCGTTCGATTTAACGACCGCGTGGCCGCGATGCAGCCGTCCGCCACGCTCGCCATGAAGGCCCGTGCCGAGGAACGACGACGGCAGGGGCACCCGGTCGTGGCCCTCAGTGCGGGGGAGCCGGACTTCGAGACGCCGAAGCCGATCTCGGACGCCGGCGTGGAGGCCATCCGGAGCGGATTCACGAACTACACGGAAAACCCGGGCACGCTCGAGTTGCGGGAGGCCATCTGCAGCAAGCTCGACCGCGACAACGACCTGTCGTACACGCCGGAGCAGGTGGTGTGCTCGAACGGGGCGAAGCAGTCCCTCGCCCTGGCCATCCACGCCCTCTGCGACGAGGGCGACGAGGTCCTCATTCCGGCGCCCTATTGGGTGAGCTACCCGGAGATGGCGCGCTTCAGTGGGGCCGAGCCGGTACCGGTGCCCACGGACGTGGACAACGGGTACCGCCTGACGCCCGCGGCCCTGGAAGGGGCGATCACCGAGCGGACGCGGCTGCTCATCCTGTGCACCCCGTCCAACCCCACCGGGACCGTGTATTCGCCCGACGAGCTGGCGGCGCTCGCCGACGTGCTGCGCGACCACGACGGGGTCTACGTCGTGTCCGACGAAATTTACGAATACGTCCTGTACGACGCCGAACACCGCGCGTTTGCGTCGCTTCCGAACATGAAGGACCGGACCGTTACGGTGAACGGGTTCTCCAAGGGCTTCGCCATGACGGGGTGGCGGCTCGGCTACATGGCCGCGCCGGGGCCGATTGCCGAGGCCGCGGGCAAGATCCAGGGGCAGTTCACCTCGGCGCCTAGCAGCATCACGCAGAAGGCGGGCGTGGCGGCCCTGGAAATGGACAAGGAGCCGGTGGAGGAGATGGTGTCGGCCTTTCGGCGCCGGCGCGACGTGGTCCTGGAGCGCCTCCGTGCCATCGACGGGGTGCAGTGCCCGACCCCCGAAGGGGCCTTCTACGCGTACCCGGACGTGTCGGCCTTCTTCGGAGCCACGGCGCCGGACGGCTCGACGATTGAGGACGGCGGCGACCTCTGTTTCTACTTGCTGGAGGAGCAGGACGTGGCCCTCGTCCCGGGGCCGGCGTTCGGGGAGCCCGACGGGCTTCGCCTGTCCTACGCCTCGTCGATGGAGGATCTCGAAACGGGCCTCGACCGCATTGAGGCCGGGCTCGCGGCGCTTCGCTGA
- the bshB1 gene encoding bacillithiol biosynthesis deacetylase BshB1, producing MSKLDVLALAAHPDDVELCAGGTVCLLAQQGYDVGIVDFTKGQLGSRGTPQQRMEEAERASDIIGLSARENLGLMDGDLRNTKANQRRVIEAVRRYRPDIVLLNAPESRHPDHSDAADLSTDALYYSGLQEIETTGPDGASQEPWRPHHVLHYMQAVSFEPTMVVDVTDVWDQRIEALQAFASQFHNPDYEPDADEPETFVSNPEFFEWVKSRARTYGYTVGATYGEPFKYRHGPFGVTDLPGVLSKEKEFR from the coding sequence ATGTCCAAACTTGATGTCCTCGCCCTCGCCGCCCACCCCGACGACGTAGAGCTCTGCGCGGGGGGGACCGTGTGCCTCCTTGCCCAGCAGGGATACGACGTGGGCATTGTCGACTTCACGAAGGGCCAACTGGGGTCGCGAGGCACCCCCCAGCAGCGGATGGAGGAGGCCGAGCGCGCGTCGGACATCATCGGCCTCAGCGCCCGGGAAAACCTCGGGCTGATGGACGGGGACCTCCGCAACACGAAGGCCAACCAGCGACGGGTCATTGAAGCCGTGCGCCGGTACCGGCCCGACATTGTCCTCCTCAATGCCCCAGAGTCCCGCCACCCCGACCACAGCGACGCCGCCGACCTGTCGACCGACGCCCTCTACTACAGCGGGCTCCAGGAGATTGAGACGACCGGCCCCGACGGGGCCTCCCAAGAGCCCTGGCGGCCGCACCACGTGCTCCACTACATGCAGGCCGTCTCCTTCGAGCCGACGATGGTGGTGGACGTGACCGACGTATGGGACCAGCGCATCGAGGCGCTGCAGGCCTTCGCGTCGCAGTTCCACAACCCCGACTACGAGCCGGACGCGGACGAGCCGGAGACCTTCGTGTCCAACCCGGAGTTCTTCGAATGGGTAAAATCGCGGGCCCGCACCTACGGATACACGGTGGGCGCCACCTACGGCGAGCCGTTTAAGTACCGGCACGGCCCCTTCGGCGTCACGGACCTGCCCGGCGTGCTCAGCAAGGAGAAGGAGTTTCGGTGA